The sequence CTGTCCTGCCCTCGCACACCAGCACACGTTCCACACTCGAGCAGCCACCAGTGCCACAGGGTAAGATGCTCGTTCACAGCACTGAATTTTCAGTGTTCCTTTCTATACAATCATTCGCACAGTCTTGTGAAGGAAGGTTCTATGACATGGAAAAGAAATGGACTTTATGAGGATACAGTAGTCACCTAGTGCAAGGGCACACCCTGACCCATTCTGCCATTAATTTAGACAGGAACCCCCTCCCAATGCTGtagcccccaccctcccaccgTTATGACTGTTGCTCGGAAACTGAAGAACCACTGGCTGTGGCCAGCAACTGAACCAAAGTGACGCAATATGGAACAGAGGGGTGGAACCGGTTTTGGAGCCAGAAACCTACATTCAGGTTGAGGGTCTGCCACCTAACCAGGCATACACCTGAAACCCAGCTTATTCCTGCCATGAGGGGACTGAGGTCACTTTCAGTACATTTTTACTCATGCAATCCAACATGAACAAGGGATCTTAAAGTAGACCTCAACTAATGTGTTCAATTCAGTCAGAACTGGAAGAGAAATTTTCACACCTGAAAATAATGTAGGAGATTCAAGTGCTATGGGCCTGGACCCATAAACTGAAACTGACCTTTCCAAATCTGAGGAATCATTTCTAGCCGATTAGCCACATCCAATGCTTGGAGAAGATCTATCAAAGTTTGGGAATGGGGGAAGAACACCTGattaagagaaatacaaatacatattttaaagcattaaCGTGCAAAGATACCAGCTTAACTATAATGATAAATGACAAATGATGAATCATCTTACAGAAGGAATCAGGTCCTTATACCACTTCAAGGTAACATCAATTTGTTCCATTAGACAAAGCAAACTGAAGAACTTGGTACTGtgatggagacaaaaagtaagtTTAGCCTAAACTGCCGCATCTAACGACAGCGGAATGACTAAATTGTGGCATAGTTACATGATGGTGTGCtacaccaaatttaaaaatatttacagagaatTTCAAGTTACATGGACCAATGCTTGTCCCAGGAGGGGCTAACTGTGCTTTCTGGACTTCCCAATTATTCCTTCTTATCCAGGACTGGTCATTTATACCTGCCTCCTCAATAAACTCTCAGTTCCTGGTGGGTAGATACTGAATACAGGGTTCACTTAAAAACATGCCATGGAAAGCAAGGATGTAGACACGGAGAAGACACTCATCATACATTTTAAAAGGCTGCACCCTAAGTCCATGCTTCAGTAGCCTCTCTGGGCTCTAGTATCTTcacctttaaaaacaaaagcacaagtGGCTGGACCCATCCTGCTCTAACAACCCAAatatggaggggtgggggtgtggatTAATTCAGGGCATGCTGCTTGAAATCAGAGCAAGTGAGACTGAGGGCCACCAATAACTTCCCAATTGCAGGATATACTAATTAATGTTTGCTTAGTCCGAAAGACTAAGAGTGTCAAAAGCAAGTCCACTGTCAATGAAAAAGATACATTTCAGTCATACTTACTAATAGAAATTAAGCCGTTGATTGGGTCCAATGAATTTCCAGTTGTCTCCCGTGTTTAAAAGCCCATGCACTTGGTAAGCAAGGTCTAGATCTCTGAGGGATGAGCACTGAAAATGTGCAAGTATCACTTATCACACTGAGATTCTTATCAAATACTGGCCCATTACATAAAGGCAAAAACCAGCTATTTCCGAAAGTACTTACGGTGATTCAACTTATTGGTTGATAGGAGTtcaagaaattaagaataaaaaactaCAAGTCCCTAAGTTTTATGAAATTTAACACAATTTTGGTCTAGCGATTTTACCTTTAGAAACCAATCCTACAAAAAAGACTGACTGTGCAAAAGACACACAAAGGAAGCTGCTCATGGCACCATCATCCTACCagcaaaaaacccagaaaactctAAAACCCACCCAATTGAGAAAAGTGACGTAAATTAGTctttcttccctaggaaacactGGACTGCTGCCGACAAACAATACCATGGAAGCATGTCTGGGTGTACACATGTCTGAGCATCCAGAGGAAAACATCCGCAAGGACACACACCAAATTGCAAAGTAACTATTTTTAGGGAACAGAATACATTTCACTCGTTCTGAAACAGAAACTTTTCCTATAACGAGCATGATAAAATGAAGAACCAAAATAAAAACTgtcatcaattttaaaaattaataacatgaaaacatgaaatactATGAAATCTTACCTGAAAAGAGGTATGAAAAAGGGCAAGAAACATAATAAACACAGTGCAGGGATGCCATGTGATAAAAATTACAGACtttagacaaagaagaaaaaaatctagacTAGAACCAAAGATACAAGCAAGTTAATAGTCAGGAAGTAAAAGAACCAGGAAAGCCAAAGTTAAGACAAGTTGAATTCTAGCTCTAGTTACAAATAAATTTAGGAAATGGAAAGGTAACCTTctcttggaattaaaaaaaaaaaaaaaagcaggaaacgGTACTTACAACTTTCATGGCTGACTGAAAAAACATATCTGAAAATGAAAGTTCACCAGAGCCTTGGTTACTACGGATGAAATAAATTTTCCGAAAGTcagtaataatgataaaaattctGGCAACAAAACTGGTAACATCCAAGACAAAGCTAAAGGAATAAAAACCCAAGAGGAGAGGAAGTATGCAGCTAAGTGTTACAAAGATTTGGCTTTCTCACAATAACCACCCAAACGTTATTAAGTTAACCCCGTCCTGTCCTTATCATCCAAAGACATCTAATTGGCCCTCAGGGAAACAGGCAAGACGCTATGCCTTTAGGGGAAAACACAAGCAATTTCTGTACTTACCATCATCCAAGTCCTGTGGAGAaaatttcttcccttttaattcattcattatttcatagATTATGAAGGATGATCCTCTTGAAGAGTTTTCTGCAGAACAAGAATGCAAATAGTTTTTTATCATGGGTTCACTTCCTGTGCCACCACCAAACCGACAGCATCCAGTACAGAGAGACACGGttctccttcctccatccctcccaaGGCCTAGATAGAACCGGACAGGGGTGAGACATCAGGGAATAAGTGTACTCTGCAGAGTGCATTTCTCTGTGAGATCTGGGACAATCCCAGGTCTCTGTCCATATGTTCCAGCCAGAGACtgactcttcctttccttctaagTCTGTTCACAAGAGGCTTGACTTTCATTAGggtgagacagacagacagacagacagacagacacacacacacacacacacacacacaccccacacacaccccccacaaCCTGTATACCTACAAAAATGAACACGTATTTTGCTAGTAATCATTTGTGTTCCTTGTAAGTATAATCATCCAAAAAAAGGAAGCAAGCATTAATGTATGTCAGCAAAGTCCTTTAAAATCACAAGAGCTGAGTACAATAGATCAGAAAATCCACTTCCAATAGTCCCAGTCAACAAATTATTTATCCCAATTCCCTTCCCTATCTTGCCCACAGGCATGTGGTAACAGGCTGATTCCTAAACTATTACTGGATATGATTTTGCAGCCAATTTATAAGTGTAAGACAAACCAACACCCCGATCCCCACTGGCTACTACTTATGAACCCTCAGTACCACTGGCTTCGGTTAATACCCGAAACAAAGTGAAACAACACGGTACAGAGGAGTGGgatgggctttggagccaggaACACTAATTCCACAACAATCTCACCTAGGTTGAGTaaaattttggagaacacaactaCCAGGGAAACCATTCaccttttccaaataaacttcCCTAGTAAGTGAGGGATGTAGACTTTATAAAATCAGCCTTCTAAACCATAAAGAATCCAgtttttctgtgttgtttttatAATCTATCTCTGCAAAGAATCACTAGTACTATCATTTCTAAACTCAGGGGCTCTTTCTCAGGCTTCTGAGGGcctaccatgtgccttcccagcatgGTGCAAGGCACCTGCTTTAATGCATTTAGTCTCTACAACCCTGTGTTACTCAGGTGCGTATATTCTCAGCTGACGCTGCTGCTAAACTGTACAGTTGGAATGTCCACTCAGGTGTGCCTTCTCCAAAGCCCATTCATCAGAGCACAGGTCCAAACAGGACAGACTAACCCCCAAGAAGGAGACAAATGAAGTCTCAAGGGCCCCCACAGGTTTAAAACAAGGATGATGCTACCGGAGCAGCATGGTCCACTTTCTGCAGTGACATTCTAGACCTGCACCTGCATCACTGAAGATGGCACCACCAGCCACATGTGCTGCTGAGCACAAATGTGACggaagaatttttaattttatttaattttgattaagttaaATGGCcaaatgtggctagtggctattgtACTGTATAGTACGGCTCTGGAGAGCAAAAGCTACTCCAAACTAAAATACCTTCTGACCATTTCTACCCGCACACCAACAACACTGCTAGTACTCTCACCACCTCCTCTCCAGTTCAGGTGGTTTATCACAAACAAGGCTACTACCCTCAAGGAGAACTTTTTGCTCAAGCCATAAATAATGTCAATTCGAGAACTCTCTCTTCTACATTCATATGCACAGAAGAAACCTGAAACAATCATACACATTCAAAGGATCTGGTCAATTTTCTACATAAATTAATATAACATAAGGTCATACATACCACGATGATAAAACAGCTGGATAATATAGTGATACGTTGCAAGTGAGGGCTCTCAAATTACCAGGTGGatggaaaaaaggagaaataaagtaaGTCAAAACAAATCTGTTCACAACAGTTATTGAGGCACTAGAAATATATTGATGTCGGCATTTATGCAAAAGATTCACTTCTCTTCCTTTTAACAAAGACAACTGCCAGCTTATAGGATTAACATAAAGGTGAAAAAAGTTATCAATTGAAGACTGCATTACTGTTAAGACGAGCTAATGTGTTTGTACTGTGTTCTGCATTTAAGAACATTAAGGCAGTGTTCAAATGAATGGATTCCGTAAAACAACCTTTAATTTACTGAAAAATGTAACACACGAGGTATTTGGATTCAAATATACAACTATCCTAGAAAATGTCATGGAATTTAAAATTGACTAACTCTACgtgaaaattattttccagaatgaAGACATCCACCAAAAAGTATCTAAAATACTAAGAGAACAATGTAACTTgctgtaaagaaaacaaagatgataAAGGGGTTCCCATTATAGTAAGTACACATAACTGAGTGTGCCAAATGGTAGAAAAGAAATTCCCAATATATCACAGTAAACAGCAAACAAGAACAGATCTTCTTGGCTTTTCTGGGCCCGAAACCTCTGCTCAGCTCTGCCCGTTTTCAATGACATGTCCTCACCTATTCCGAAGGCTTTCATTTCACGTAAGGTCTGTAAGGCTGGCAGTTTTCCAAATGCATAAAATCTTCGGAGACATTTCAATATGGTATTAAAAGTCTGCAGATTTGGTTTCACCTTCTGTGCAGCCATTTCCTTTAGCAGCTCCTGGATGAATCAAAAGTAGGGACCAGTTCTGTATTCAGGTAGATAATAAGCCCAACGAAATCTTattctatatacaaaataaaaagaatttagtTTTTTGGGTATATCTAAAGCAGGTTAATAAATACATCCCTAATTTAAGAACTGTTTAATTACAGGACCAGGGACTTTGCCAGGAAAGCTCTCCGAGAAGCCCCTAGTGGGTCGGCCCACCCCTACTTGATCAAGGTGTCCCAATGTCTTCACTGGTGAGACTTCCAAGAAGAGattcaagaaaaagaacaaaccagaatgaattttctgtttttgcttttgtaaaGACCTGCATGTAATAAAAACATGTTTCTGTACCTAAGTACCAGGTAAGAATCCATCTAGTGGtttaatacatttatatgtatctggtaagagttttataataaatgtgttacttctgaaatgaaaattattatgaaaaaaaacaaGTGAATAAAAAGCAGCCCAGCTCTTCCTGAATTCTAGCAGTATGCCCCGGGCCAAGGAACTTTACTCTTCTCACACAGCAGGATGCAGCTGCCAAACGGATGGGGTTACCAGAAGGGAAGCAGGCCAGCCAAGCTCCCTGACTGCCACGAGCCTGCTCAATGAAAGCTGCTCTCTCCACCCATTTATTTCTAGTAAAATACAGTCAAGGCCTATTAGGGGACAAAATAAAGGTTCCTCCTTACCagtatattattccattttgccTCAAATTTCTCATCCATCATCAATGACTTTGCTTCAATCAATGCGTTGAAGGTGTATACATCAGCTGTAAAGGAAGAAAGCTAATGTAACAAAACTTGGGGTTAAGGATTTATCCCTCAGTGGCTCAGTGTAAGGCCAGGTGGTCATATACACTGTTTTCCTAGGCTAACCACCACATGCCGGCAAACTGGAAAACCACTCTGCCGTCTGAATTCTCCTCCTGCTTCAATCACCAATGCCACAGGCAAAGACGTGGGCCAATGATTGAGACAAGATGAAAAAGATTTCACACGGATTcttaaaagaagagcaaagaggGAGGGGAGTTCTCAAAACACACTCACCAGTGAGTCTGTTGTTCAGTAATTCCATGTACAACTTTAATGCCTGCACATGAGCTCGGTGCTGGATGCGGGAAGGATAAAAATCAAGCATCATTAAATCCATTTACTTAAGAAATACTTGAGTATCTACTATTACTCGGTTTGCGAATACAGTGGTAAGCAAACCAGACAAGATTCCTTTTCTCACAAGGCACATACTCTAATGCAGTGGTTCTCTTCAGGGACGGTTTCACCCCACAGGGACATCTGACAATGCCTGGAGACGTTCTGGGTTGTCACGACTGGGAACATATTACTGGCATCCAGGGGGTTGAGACCAGAAGAGTCACAACACCCCTCAATGTGCAGGACAGCCCCCCATACCAACAAAGTATCTGGCCTAAAAGGTCAACAGTGTCAAGGTCCAGAAACCCActtaaatggaaatatatgaacataaaaatatgaaacaaaataaatgtacCTTCACCATTCCTCGAATCATTGTGCAGTAGGAATGCGCATTTTTCTCTGGCATTAGGGCAAAGATCCTCTCAGCATTGTTTTCTGCTCTAGACACAAGAGTAAATGTACACTGGGGAAGCCAGTAATAGCTACCAGTTATTGAGTGTAAAATGAATCAGGCACTGTGCAAAGCActttatctcattttaaaaatgggaaaatccaAGGCTCAAAAACTGTAAGTTGCCCAAGGCTATGTGGTCAAGTGGCAGAACTAACACTGAAAaggaaatgtttttgaaaaagtAATACATACCCTTGGTATTAAAAAACTACAAAAAGCAATCTATAAAACAGAGTAACCCTTTACAATTATCGGAAACAATTCCCCTGAGGCATACCAACAACTGGTTTCTTCTAAATCTTCAGTTACATTCTAGTGTATGTACACACATCTGTTCTCcctctttcttaaaaaaacataaatggtACTATGTTATATAAACTATTCTGTACCTTGATTTCCCCTCTTAGCATGTCTTAGAAATCAGACAGAATTAGGATTTGACCCAAGATTTTACTCCGAAATCCACAGTCTTACCTGCTCTGCTAGATTATTAAAATCTACTTCAAGAAAGCTTTATATTTGGTTCTATTAAATTCATCAGTTCAAAGAAGATTTTAGATATCAAAGGTAGCTGTCCTTCTCTAGACATTCATgtgaaatattttcctatttacaGACTTCTACTTAATTGTAAATTCTCAAATTTTGTTCACAATTTGAAGACAGTAGTCTTAATTTAGCACTACATTACAGTACATGTGTATTTTTATGTAAACAAAATGTACCATATCTTTCACAACATAAGGGACTTAGAGGtacaccttgcaaggttgctCTACTGATGAAACTACCAACAGACCCAGACCATGTGAAGGCTACACTGAGAATAAAGGGACATTAAGCAGCAACTTCTGAAGAGAGCCTTGTGCAGCTGGGTGGCAGTGAAGACTTTATGAAACAAGATGCTAATGCATATAGATacacatttcaaaatttataCTGCACACTGAACACAAACTATGTTATAAAACATCACAGGATTACATCCTCTTTGGGTAGTCAAGAGGCACACTCAATACACTTTCAGAAACTATAATAAAAGCTTTTAATTATATGTGACATACCTCCAAGCCACTCCAAACTGACGACTGCCCCTCCTCCTAGATTTCTCATTATTTTGCTCTGCAGCCTCTTCCTGAAGTGaatcatacaaagaaataaaacaaaagttaagACAACCATGAAATGCACTGCCCCAGTTACACCACTCAAAATTAGGCAGGCTAAGGGAACTTGGGAAAAgtaaaggaaatacagatccAGTAGAAGCCAAGAGGAAGCCCAGTAAATGTTTATGCCTACGTATTGGTTTCTTAAAGGTCCATCAGCTATTGCTCAGATGAAAAGCCCTGCTGGCCCTTAACAAGGCTGTAGATGAGAGGAATCCAGGGCTCTGTTGCATCCTGGCCCAGAGACGAAAACAGGAAAACCAATCCACACAGCCTATTTCCTCAGAGGCTTCATCCATAGAGAAGTATTATTCACTATTTGGGTGAGAACGAGAGAAGGCGGCCTATCTGGGCAGGGAATATAGTTAATGTCTTGATCAGTTCCAACAGCTTTAAGTATCACACTGACCTGACACACaaggtatgattttttttttttttttttttttttaatacagaatgTTTGCCCTGTATTTATCAACTGAGCTCTGGGATGAGCCTTCTGTGCTGCAGGAGAGGTTTGGCTGGCACTGGACAGTTCAGCTGGTCTTGTAGTCACCGCCTCAGGAACGAGTTGAGGGGCAGTGGGCCAGCTAGGCCCAAGGGTCCAGAAGATACTGTGAAAGGCAGGATGTGACTGCTCTGAATATAAATAATCCCACATTTAGTATAAAAAGATTAGAAgacataaagagagagaaaaagacccATAAACCCATCACCCAGAGAGAAACACTTAATGACTCTTTTCTTATTCACgtgaataaacatttttacagAAATATATTGTTTTCTGTATGGCCTGTTTTTCCACTTACCAACATATGGTGAAACTCTCCAACCCACACAGACCTACACTAGTGTTCTCAATGGCTACCCAGCATTCTATGGCCATAATGTAATCAACCTACTACTGTACAGCTACATTGTTTTTAACACTTTTGCAGTTATAAACAACAAATACTCTATTATGAAAAACCTCATATATCCGCCTTTGTTCACCTGAACCAGGAGTTTCCTGGGAATCTGTTTCTAGAGGTAAAACTCTCTGGGTTGAGAGACAAGCCATGACTGTTCAGTATCCCTAGTCCGGTGTGCTCACGCCTCCGTGCCCACACGTGTCTGAATTTCTGAGGTGGCCGGGGCCAGGGAATCCATCCCTGTCCGTTACACATTAAGTGTCAACAACGGGGCACTGGCATGGTGTGGGTGTAGCCCAAGCATTTCCAACCAAAACTTTACCTGCATGCGGCAGGCCAGGTTAAAATAATGGTCAAATCCCTGTCTTCCCCCACACCACCACCCACGCCCTGTTCAATCAAGGCTACTCTACCACATCTCGAGACTGGCGCGAGAACTCACCTCATTTTGAGGTGTTACTCAAAATGAAACTTCAAAAAGCAATGCTAGAAGTATCTTTAAGAATGAGAGAAGGCCATTACCAACTCTTCTGATTGTTCAGTTTGTTGAAAATGATAATCCGCCGAGGGTTCTTGGTCCCCATagtaacataataaatccaaaagaCTATTACTTGTTTCCAGAGACACAGCGGTACCTGGGGgtgggagaaataaatgaaaccctCAAACATCCAAGAATTTAAGCCCTTAGACCAAAAGTCTTCACTTTTGTATTAGCTGTTGCTTTCTGGCTACATGCTTAGTATCATCCCCCACTTCATCAATTAATGAGTATGAACTCAAAATCAACTTAACCTGGAATGGGGCACAAAGGGACACAATCCTCACTAACCATGTGGTCTGACATAAAAGATTAAAACACAAACCAAGTCTGACCCGGTGCTCGCATTTAATATACTCCCATCCTCAGAGAAATTCAGTTGCCCACATTTTAAACTATCACCTCCAAACTGAACACTGAGAACTATTATCACTTAGTCCCTCCGGCCCAATTCCAGTTTTACAAATGCAAGCAGAACTGTTCCACTGGGACACAGGTCCTCACTGAAAAGCTTGCCTAGTTAAATACTAGCTTAAAAAGTCTAACTATAGCAGTCTTTAAAAAGTTGCTGCCCAAAACATTATGCTCCCATGTTGACACTGCTCAAAAGggagaaatgggcaaaagagagaaaaatgagacaGAATTTACTGTTTTAAAAGAATAACTCCATCTCTCGAAGCAAAATATCAAAACTCAATGATAATAAAAAATGCCCAACAGGAAATTTAAAtatccagaaaagaaatttaaaagctcCAATTTAAAAGCAGAGCGGAGTCTAACTCAATTGGATCTGACTCCCAATCTTACCATTTCTGAGCTGCATGGCCCTGGAAAAATTACTTCATAGccaatttcctttataaaatgacTGTAAGACATACCAACTCATAAGGAGTTGTATAATTAAATTAAGTACATGAAATGCCTAGCTTAGTGTTTGGAACTTATTAGGGGTTTGATAAATGAGATCACTGTGATCCCTCCCCTGGTGTGTTGGTTCATTCTGTTATCATTTGCTATGGGTCTGGCACACTGTCTTTAAAGatttgtttattgaatgaatccATCTGTCTACACTACAGGGGCTAAAACTAGAAAAAAGACTGGCCTTAGTACTAAGAACTTTAATGTAGATTTATACCAGGTGTTGACCACATTCAACAAGCAGAGGGAAAAGTCTTGCTAAATAATCTGCTGTCCTCAATTAATTTGTATATTTCCAATGCTGTAACAGGCTGCTTAGCTAAACTCTCAAATTGAACGCAGCTTTCCGCAAATGTCTCTTAAACTGTGTTCAAGTCTGTATGGAATGATTTGGCCcagtttcctttttgctttttttgcatGTTTGGTTGATTTTCATCCTAAGTCATGGCACATCCTTCTGGATTCCATAACTGGTCTCTTCCTTAAATAATGCTGGCCACCTCTGATGTTACCACAGGCAAGTTCTCATGGTGGCTTTTCAGCCATGCTAGCTAGATCTACACCTCCAGAGGATCATTCAGATCAAATTCAGAGAACCACAGGATTCTGGAGCTAGCTCCTAGGAATTAAGCAACTTTTTCAAGTTGCAGTGCTGGTTGGGATCAAGAGCTAGCACCAGTACCCAAATCCCTCATTCCACAATTTAGTGCTCTTTCctgtttaaatatttctttatttgttttaccTGAGAGCTGAATATATAGCTCTGGCCCTACCTTCCAAACACACTTAAAGGTACAGGATAATTTGAACACAATATGTAAGACAGCTAAGGTTTAAAAGTGAGCCTGAGGAAGAATGACGATATTATTTCTCTACCTGTGGGACAGCACAAGAGcacaataaattaataaaattgcaaCTCTTATCTCATCCAGTTTAAAAATACAGCGAAAGCCAACAATGCATTATTTactaaacttaaaaaatataaacaacacaGCAATCAGAGTAAATACAGCAGTACTTGAACTTTAAAAACCATCTGCATCACAAAACTGCAACCCATCTTCAATTCCTCCTTTTGGAGAGTGTCTTTAATGGAAATTGTACCTGCTTGCAAGAGCTGATCAAACATGTCCACTGAAGCCTGGACTTTTTTGAGCTTGATTCGTTCCTTCAGGGCAGCTTCGCTTACCTCTTCAATCTGAGGTTCAAAGTACTCAGGCATTAAACACTAGAAAAACAAATGGTCAAAGTTACTACAAAGTGGTAAAAGTGAGAGAGTGACTAGGGTGAAATTTTCACTTTTACCATCTACACATCAACATAAAACGACACTGTTCCAAGTCATGTTTTATGCATCAGATACCGTACAGTTTTATAATATGTCTTTGTAGGGAATCTAACTAAAGatcaacaacacaaaacaaaacaaaaaacctcttaGTCTCTAAAACAACAATGTTTAGCCTGGAGAGGAAaatttaaaggacatgaaaaataaaacttgcaTCCCTATTTCCAATTAAATTTCCCATCTTCAAACTGAACTCAGTATTTTTATTCTGCTAAAACCATTAGTCCTCCTTTACCCTCAATCTTGATTAAAGATGTCAGAGTTCACCCAGTTTCCAAAGGCAGAAACCTTTCATTCTCGATGCCTTCTTTTAATCTAAACATAAAATAACACCAGGGTACACTGGCCTGACCTCCTTCACGAATTTATTCAAACTGTTACTGAATGCCTCCGATTTTATGTCAAGCACTCGACTGAGCACTGGGACACAGACAGGAAAGGCATTCTCTACCTTCAAGGTGCTCACAACCAAATGGAGAAGGCAGCTAAGGAAATAACCACAGCACAGGAGAAATGAGAAACCAGACATGTGAGTGGTGCCCACTGCGGAGGCAGGGAACCCACGGAAGGCTTCACCGCAAAAGTGACCCTTGAGCAAAGCACAGAAGACGAGTCAAAATCATAAAGGGGAAAGAATGGGCCAATCAATGACCATTCTTTCATGGCCACTGTTCAGGCTTGCAGTATTTTTACCTACACCATTTCACTGGTTTTCCGGTTTGTCCATCAGTAGGATTTACAGTGTGAGAAGCAGATGTGTGTCTGGGTGTGCAAGTTTTGGGGAAGCAAGGGAACTGAAGGAGAGGGGAGCAGTTTTGGACATAATGCCTCAGGAGGGCAAGGGAACATCTATCTTGCTCACCACCACACTGACGGCATCAAGCACGACACCCACCTACAGCAGGCACTGCCGAAATACTCACTGGATGCTACAGAACAGAGGCAGCTGGAATACAGCATGGGGTTTAAAGGAGAGGGACCGAGGCTAGACACACTCGAGTGTACATCCAGGAAGACAAGAAAGTGACTGTGCACGGAGCCCTAGAGAAAGACACCAGTGCTAGAGTAGTTAGGGGATAGATAAAGGAGCTACTgaaggaaatggaaaagcaaCAGTCCTGGAGGTAAAGATCTAAGAGCTCCGCATCACAGAAACTAAAGGGGGAAACTGTGAGATGGGAGTTTGAAAAGGTTAGCGCTGCAAGCAAAGATAACTCTAGACATCAAAAGGCTTTTCACCCAATACTGGGGCATTCAAATGGCTACTCAAATACTAGCCCCTTAAAGCGtgaattaatttacatttatacaGTATTTTATGAAAACTGCGATTACTTCTCCTTACCGGTATATGAGGTTCAGCTATGTCCTTCT is a genomic window of Choloepus didactylus isolate mChoDid1 chromosome 17, mChoDid1.pri, whole genome shotgun sequence containing:
- the PTCD3 gene encoding pentatricopeptide repeat domain-containing protein 3, mitochondrial isoform X1, encoding MAAVVAFRSCLRFSCWPRLPPTVRRAPNYRLYSGSATLPEVEGAEVAGIEEVVIPKRKTWDKVAVLQALASTVNRDTTAAPYAFQDDPYLIPASSVESRSFLLAKKSGENAAKFIINSYPKYFQKDIAEPHIPCLMPEYFEPQIEEVSEAALKERIKLKKVQASVDMFDQLLQAGTAVSLETSNSLLDLLCYYGDQEPSADYHFQQTEQSEELEEAAEQNNEKSRRRGSRQFGVAWRAENNAERIFALMPEKNAHSYCTMIRGMVKHRAHVQALKLYMELLNNRLTADVYTFNALIEAKSLMMDEKFEAKWNNILELLKEMAAQKVKPNLQTFNTILKCLRRFYAFGKLPALQTLREMKAFGIEPSLATYHYIIQLFYHRENSSRGSSFIIYEIMNELKGKKFSPQDLDDDMFFQSAMKVCSSLRDLDLAYQVHGLLNTGDNWKFIGPNQRLNFYYTKFFSLLCLMEQIDVTLKWYKDLIPSVFFPHSQTLIDLLQALDVANRLEMIPQIWKDSKEFGHTFRSDLKEEMLMLMARDKHPPELQVAFADCAADIKSTYESQDARQPALGWPAKPLNCIAVLFLRAGRIQEAWKMLGLFKKHNKIPGNELLNEFMDSAKASNSPEQAIELVKLASAFSLPVCEALSQRVVADFAINKEQKEALENLTALASSSDGDSSSDGDSSTDSDSSDSEGK
- the PTCD3 gene encoding pentatricopeptide repeat domain-containing protein 3, mitochondrial isoform X2; this translates as MPEYFEPQIEEVSEAALKERIKLKKVQASVDMFDQLLQAGTAVSLETSNSLLDLLCYYGDQEPSADYHFQQTEQSEELEEAAEQNNEKSRRRGSRQFGVAWRAENNAERIFALMPEKNAHSYCTMIRGMVKHRAHVQALKLYMELLNNRLTADVYTFNALIEAKSLMMDEKFEAKWNNILELLKEMAAQKVKPNLQTFNTILKCLRRFYAFGKLPALQTLREMKAFGIEPSLATYHYIIQLFYHRENSSRGSSFIIYEIMNELKGKKFSPQDLDDDMFFQSAMKVCSSLRDLDLAYQVHGLLNTGDNWKFIGPNQRLNFYYTKFFSLLCLMEQIDVTLKWYKDLIPSVFFPHSQTLIDLLQALDVANRLEMIPQIWKDSKEFGHTFRSDLKEEMLMLMARDKHPPELQVAFADCAADIKSTYESQDARQPALGWPAKPLNCIAVLFLRAGRIQEAWKMLGLFKKHNKIPGNELLNEFMDSAKASNSPEQAIELVKLASAFSLPVCEALSQRVVADFAINKEQKEALENLTALASSSDGDSSSDGDSSTDSDSSDSEGK